The sequence CAGAAAGAGACTTCCCAAAAAAGGGAGGAGCCCTTTAGGTTGGTAAGGTGTGACGTCCTTTAACTGCTGCTGGATGACGGACACAACGATCTCCAATGCACTTTGCCAACGGGAGACGTGAACATCCGATGTGAGCTTGCGGGTGACCCACCCTGATCCAAGGACCAGCAACGCCATGGTCAGCCATGTAAATACCAGGGTGGCGTTAACGGAAATAAAGCCCCACTGCCAGTAGATGATGTTATCCGGACTGATGGGCATTATCCCGGCTTCCTTTTTCAAGATTGGGATTTATCGAACCGATTTTCCGGGTCAGGAAAAACCGGACCAGGGCAAACGCGATCAAGGAGATGATCAAGGCAAAAATGCCTCGCTTTAGTACCAGCCAAAACCCCACCAGGCAGAAACCGGTACGGAGCAGGTAACTTAATCCCAGAAAAAAAAATGGACGAGACCGTTGATGAATGTCTTTTAACGTCCACCACAGGCCGCCAAAATAAAACAATCCCAGGGCGGTACCCATGACCAGTGCGACGCATACGGATAAAAAATCAATGTTCATGGTTTTCCCGTTCCTTTTTGATATTATTCCTTTCCCGGCTGATCCAGGTCCAGGCGTTTAAACAGCCCAGAATCAAGCCGATTGCCAGGAGCATCAGGGTCCAGGCGTATTGTCCGGGATACCGGGAATCCAACCAGATACCGATAAAAATACACACCACCATTGGGATGGCCACGGACCATCCCACTATGCCGAATGTGCCCAAACCGAACCACAGGGCGTGTTCTTTTTTTTTTCTGGCCCGGAGTTTGCGTTTTTCCCGAACGTCAACGGCCTCTGAAAATTTTTTTTCTTTTTTATCGGTAGTATCAGTCATTTTTTCCCAGCTCCATGAATCGACGAATGATATTGGCTTCCAGTTTGGCAACCGCAGTACGGGCTTTTTTCTCCTGTTCGTCCACTACCGTTATCATTTGTTTCAAGGCCTGCTTGAGCTCACCCAGCTTTCCCTTGACTGCCATGAGGGTGACCACCCTGACATGGTCTTTTTGCTTTACCAGAATACCGCCTTTGACCGCCAGGAAGTTTTCTTCTCCGGTATCGGTCTCATAGGCAAGGATGCCGGGGACCAGAGCCGTTACAAAATCAATATGCCGGGGAAGAATGCCGAAACTGCCGGCCGGTCCTTCGCCCACAATTTTGGTGACGGCCACATCAAGAAAAATATCCGACGGTTCATAGATGGTGAGTTGCATTTTTTATTTTTTCATTGTCCCAAGCGCTCCGATCATATACAGCGCACTTTCCGGGAGATCGGAAAATTCGTCGTTTAAAATCCGTTCACAACCGGCAATCGTGTCTTCCAGCGTTACAAATTGCCCTTCAATGCCCGTAAACTGCCGGGTGGTGAAAAACGGCTGTGTTAAAAAGCGTTCCAATCGTCTGGCTCGAAATACGGTTTTGCGGTCTTCCGAGGCCAGTTCCTCTATTCCCAGCATGGCGATGATGTCCTTTAGCTCCTCATATCCGGCCAGGGTCTTTCGTACTTCCCGGGCCACGTCATAATGCTTTTGTCCCACAATCCTTGGTTGGAGCATGGCGGACCGGGATTGCAGGGGATCAATGGCCGGATAAAAGCCTTCTCCGGCCCTTTTCCGGGACAGGACAATGGACGCGGACAAATGGGAAAACGTGTGTACGGCGGACGGGTCCGTCAAATCATCCGCCGGTACATAAACGGCCTGAATAGAGGTAATGGCCGCTTGATGGGTGCTGGCGATGCGCTCCTCTAATGCGGCCAGTTCGGTGCCCATGGTGGGCTGGTATCCCATTCGGGAGGGCAACCGCCCCAAAAGCCCGGATAGTTCGGACCCGGCCTGGATAAACCGGAAAATATTGTCGATCAGCAGGAGCACGTCCTGTTCCTGATCGTCCCGGAAGTATTCCGCCATGGTCAAAGCGACGTGTCCCACCCGGAATCGGGCACCGGGGGGCTCGTTCATCTGCCCGAAAACCATCACGGTGTTTTTAAGTACGCCGGCCTGGGCCATTTCCCGATAAAGGTCTTCCCCTTCCCGGCATCGTTCGCCGATGCCGCAAAAAATGCTCATGCCTTTGTGCTTGCCCACCATGTTGTGGATCAGCTCGGTGATCACCACGGTTTTTCCCACACCGGCACCGCCGAACAATCCGGCCTTCCCGCCCCGTTCCAGGGGCACCAGAAGATCAATGGCCTTGATGCCGGTTAAAAAAATTTCCTGACTGGTGACCCGGTTGGAAAGGGCGATGGGGGACTGATGAATGGGACGGTAAGTAACGGCTTCAGGGGGGGCTTCCCCGTCGATGGGTTCTCCGAAAACGTTGAACATCCGGCCCAGAAGGCTTTTGCCCACAGGAGCATTAAGGGACCGGCCGTCGGTTTTTGCAATGTCTCCCCGGCCGATGCCGGCGGTGGCGGTCAGGGCAATACCCTTGGCGCGACGGGTATCCATGTGGGCCACAATTTCAATGGGAACGGTTTCGCCCTCACCGGCCCACAGCAGGGTATTCAACGGCGGCAGGATGTCGTTGAAATATAAGTCAACGATACCGCCCCTTACGGAAATCACCACACCTTCGTTATATGTATCTTTGTCGAGGTTGCTGCTCATGTTTATCGAGCCCGTTTCTGTTAGCTAAGACAGTTGTGTAATAATACACTATTATAAATTCAGTACCAAGGATAAATATTATAATCCTCGCCTGAAACGCTAAAGTTTATCCTTTAAAATAGTTAAGGAACGGATTTTAAGTAACTTGCCCATTTTGATATATCCGGGAGCGCAGGCGTCCCGCCTGCAGTAAAAATGCAGGCGGGACGCCCGCGCTCCCAGGTCAAGTTATTTCGGTCTCATTCCTAAGTAAGGTTTCCCCATAATTCACAAATTCCGGAGACACTGAACAGTGTCATTTAGAATGGCATGTCAACAGGATGGGTTTTGAGCAGGCCCCCCTCTAAGCCGGCCCACCGGCCAGGATAAGATTCAGCCGTGCCTCAAGGGCTGAGGTTGTCTCTTTCATGCCCTTGTCACCGCCGCCAGAACCACCGCCACCACGGCCGCCGCCACCTCCGCCCATTCTACCGCCTCCGCCTCTCATACCTGAATCCCTGTTGTCAGAGGATTTATCTTTGCGGCCCCGGCCACAGGTAAGTACCAAAGCGATCCGGCTGTCCGGAGCAAGTTCTTTCAAAGAGGAGATGGCATCGAACCGGATTGCCGCCTCAATGACCATGCGGCCGGCATTTTCCTTGAGTGCGATGGTAAGTCCCGCCTTTTTCGCCTCTTCAAGGCTCATATCCATAGGATTTGATCCATAAGGATAGGTAAGTGTTAGTGTGTCGGCCATGGCAAATTTCGGCATCGCCCTAAGGCCGTCGGTTTTATTCTCTTTCTTTTCCCGGTTCGGGTCAGGCCTTTGGGACCGTCCCTTTCCCTTAACCTGGATAGTAAAGGGATGTTCGGAATCTTGTTCCGGGATCAGTGAGAGGCTGACGCCGCCTCGGAAAATGCTTGCCTGCGCGGGCCGGCTGCCCACGGATGCCGCCACATAGAGAACCTGGTTGTTGTTCATCGCTCGTATGGACAGTCGGTTCTCCGTATCAGAGTACATAGGCGGCGTTTCAGGCCAGTCTTCATCATGCCCGTCTGCCGTGATGGCGGCCACAGGCCACAGGCTCTGGACCGGGGCCGTGTTTTTGTTTGCACAGGCGGGAGAAAAGAAAATGGCGCAGGCCCCAAGGCAGGTCAATATACTCCAAGAGGCGGATATTTTCTGTTTGGACATGATCTGTTTTCCTTTCTAATTTATCCATACCGTATCTCTTATTCAATGTTTGAATATACTATTACACTATGTGGATTTATTGTGGAAAGGATGGGAATAGTTTGTGGAATACGTGTTTCGGTTGTCCAAAACCATACCCTGAAATGTTTTTTCTACAGGGGGAGGCAAATTTGCCGTTGAAAACTCGGAGTGTTAATGTTGATGTTTATCAACAAACAATCAAGGGGGATTTAAAAACGGTGCTGCCACTCAACAGCACCGTTCATTTTTATACCCAAATTCCTTTTTTGGGCGGGTTGCCGTATGAATCGAAAGAGTCCCCATTCGCTTTCAATACTGCCTGCAGATCTTCTACAGTAAATTCAAAGCCGTCTTCTTTTGCCATAGCTGCAAATTTTTCCATTGAAAAACAGTTATCGTACTTTACACGGAATTTACGATCATCTGCACCTTTATCCAAAAAGGCCAGAACGTTTTCTTTTGACATTGTTTTTCTCCATTAATTAATTAAAATTTAGTGGTGTCCGGTTCGGTTTTTCGGACAGTTAAAAAGGGTGTGTCCCATCTTTTTACATGTGAAATTTATATGCAAAGAATAGACCAAACTTAATATGATATGGATTTTTAAAGGGTGCGTTTTTATGAAAAAGGTTTCTAATCCTGTCCTCAAGAGTGAAAAAAACTATTGAAATTCAATAATTTTAATTTTTTATTCAGGGCTTTCGTTCAGACAATATTTAAAATCCTATCATCGAGTGAAAGATAGGGCACCCACGTATAAAAAACTTATTTTTATTTTTTTATTGGAAACCGATAGTTTGGTATAAAAAGTGTATGTCTAAAAATAGATAATTTTGTTATGTTTTTATGACTTTTTTGTTTTTTTGTGGTTTGTGGCTCAATTTTTTGTCTAAAATAGGTATGTACAAAAAAGCGAACCAGGCATTGCTGACGTGAGTCAACACTAATATAGGAGGAATTGATATGAGAAGCGTGCAGGGATTATACATTTTTGTTTTTTTTGTTTTGCTGGTATTCAGCACCCAGGTACAGGCCGGGCAGGTTCGTGTTTCAGTGGCAAAGAGCATGAGCAATCTGTGCAATGATTTGATAATAACGTTTGATAAGCAGCATCCTGATGTGAAAATTATCCCTAATTTTGCCTCATCAGGCGCCTTGGCAAAACAAATTGAACAGGGGGCGCCTGCGGATATATATATATCTGCTAATCCAAAGTGGATGACGCATTTGATTGAAAAGGGAAAAATTAAGGCAGAAACAAAAAGAATATTTGCCCATAATTTGTTGGTTTTTGTGGGTAAGTCAAGCACGGATGCTCATTCCATGGGCGATTTACAGAAATTGAGGCGTGTTGCATTAGGTAGCCCCGGCAGTGTGCCGGCCGGTCAGTATGCCAAGCAGGCGATGGATAAAGAAGGGATATATGATGAAATGTTCAAGAACGGGCAACTTATCATGGCAAAGGACGTTCGCCAGGCATTGATCTATGCCGACCGGGGGGAGACCGATGGCGCGTTTGTTTACAAAACGGATGCGATGCTCGCCACCAGTGCCGAAATTTTGTTTGAAGTGCCTTTTGACCTTTATAGTCAGGTAACCTATCCGGTTGCCATGACAAAGGAAAGCGATGGAAATACCGATGCCAAGCTTTTCTATGACTATATCGTTTCTGAAGCGGCTCATCCGGTAATGATTCGCCTTGGTTTTACATTGCCCTGATACAAATTATGCTAAATGAAATTACAATATTGGGACTGTCGCCCCAGGATCTTTCTGCTGTCGGGCTTTCCCTGAAGGTTGCCTGTTCGGCAACCCTGATTGCCACACCCTTTGGGATTGCTTGTGGCTATTTTCTCGCCTTTGGTAAAACTAGAGGCAAGGCAGTGATCGAAGGGCTTATCAGTCTGCCTTTGGTTTTGCCGCCGGTTGTGGTCGGATATCTGTTGTTGCTGTCCTTCGGGTCCAACGGTATCATCGGGAAGTTTTTGAACCTTTTTGGTATCCAGGTGGTTTTTTCACTTACCGGTGCGGTCATTGCCTCCGCGGTGGTCGGATTTCCTTTGATGGTCCGTTCAATTCGTATCGGTATGGAAGCGGTGGATCAATCTTATATTTCAGTGTCACGAACCCTTGGTGCGGGATGGTGGGACAGTTTTTTTACTATTGTCCTGCCGTTGAGCGGCCGGGCGATTCTGTCCGGGATGTCGTTGATGTTTGCCCGAAACCTTGGTGAGTTCGGCGCAACTGTTATTCTTGCCGGCAATATCCCGGGGGTGACACAGACAATACCCCTGGCTATTTACGAATATACCTCTGTTCCGGGTGGCGACCGGATGGCGCTGACGCTTTGTCTGGTCTCCATCAGCCTGTCTTTTGCCATCCTTCTCGTTAGTGAAGGAATAAACCGAAAGTTCAAGAGAGGGTAACAGTGCGGTTAGACGTCGAGTTAAAAAAAAGTTTCAAGGATTTTACCCTTGATGTTGAATTCAGTCTGTCCTCACCAAGGATGGGGGTTTTCGGTCCGTCAGGGAGCGGAAAATCAACGATTATGAATTTGCTGTCCGGCCTGGAGTTGCCGGACAGCGGTTATATCCGGTTGGGTACTACCGTTCTTTTTGATTCAAAGGAAAAGATTAATCTCAAACCGGATCAGCGCAACGTCGGTGTTGTGTTTCAGCACGCCCATCTTTTCCCCCATATGAGCGTTAAAAGGAATATCTTCTATGGATTTAAGCGGGTTAAACCGGAAAATAGAAAGATTGATCCTGCGGGCCTTTTTGAGGTTCTCGGTGTTACGCAGCTTTTGTCACGGGATGTTTCCACCCTGTCGGGCGGGGAACGGCAGCGTATCGCCCTGGCAAGAACGGTTCTGTCGAATCCTCGGCTGATCCTGATGGATGAGCCGCTTTCGGCTTTGGACGAGGGGCATAAATTTCAAATTATTCCATATTTGAAAAATGTCTTTAACAGTTACGGTATTCCCATGATTTTTATCAGCCATTCGGTGCTGGAAATGCGGATGATGACCGATGAGGTTCTGGTGATCGAAAGGGGGCAGATTCAACAGCACGGTTCGGCTGAAGAACTGGTGAAAAAATCGTGGAACCGTGGTCTTGAAAGTTATATCAACCTGCTTAATCTTGGTTGTACTTCATCCTATAAGGGGCTGTTTCGTTGTGAGTGGGGGGATACCAATATTATTCTCACTGAACCGGCAGAAGGTGGCGACAATCTTTTTGAGCTGGACTCACGGGACATTCTTCTTTTCAAGCGGCATCCGGAGGCAACAAGTGCCAGGAACCTTCTGGAATGTACTGTGACGGATATATATAGTAGCGGAAATCGTGTGCGTGTGGAGCTTGCCTGTGGTACTGAACACCTGATTGCCCAGATCGTTCCCGAATCGGTACATGAGCTGGGGATCAAGGAAGGTACAATGGTGGTGGCGGCAATAAAGGCATCGGCGTTTAAGAAGATATTTTAAGGAAAAAGGCTATGAATATTGTCATTAAAGATGCTCGCCCTGTGGATATTGATCAGATGTTGCCTCTGGTGGCTCAACTTTTTGCGATGGAGCAGGATTCTGAATTTAATTCAGAGGTCCAGGCCAGGGGGCTTCGATTGATGCTGGACGGCTGCGGAAAGCACAGAGCCGTGAAGGTGGCGTGGGTGAATGACGCAATTGTCGGAATGTGCACGGCCCAGACCCGGATTTCAACACTCCGGGGTAATGTCAGTGCCGTGGTTGGTGATTTGGTTGTGGCTCGTGAATACAAAAAGAAAGAGATCGCAACCCTTTTGCTGTCTGCTATCGAAGACTGGGCTATAAATAAGGGAATCAAATCCATATCCCTGCTTGCAGACAAAGACAATCGGGACGATCTTGATTTTTATATTGAAAAAGCGTGGAAACAAACCTCATTGGTCTGTCTGGTCAAACCCCTTGATTAAAATTGGGGGATTGGTTCTAACGTCGGCCGCTGTAGGGCAGGCCACCGTGCCTGCCCTAACGAGGGCAACCACAGAGGGATTGCCTCTACGAAAAATGGCCTACAATAGAACCGAGCCCAAAAACTTAAAAAAGTCTATCTGCTTGTCTTTTAAATAGGCTCTTAAGGAATCGATCTTAGATAACATGCCCATTTTGCTGTATCCGGGAGCGCGGGCGTCCCGCCTGCATTATACAAATGCAGGCGGGACGCCCGCGCTCCCAGGTTAAGTCATCCTCAGCGCTACATCAATAGACATTAGAAACAATCTATCTGCATTGGCTTGCCTTGATTACGACTTAAAATCCGGTGCGGTGGGATATTTAATTCTGATCTTAGGCCTAAATGGAACGAGATGCTTCGTGTCTATGTCGGTAAAAAGTGATTTAAAATAAAAAATTACATTTTTGGTGTCTTTGTGTGGGGTTGATTAAACCGGTTATGTTGACTGGCATCTCGCCCCTTCTTATTAAGAATAAATAAAAATAAAATTTTAACGCCCTCAAAATTAAGTTTATTGAATAATAATCTATTTGCTAAAAGTATATTACATATTTGAATCGAAATAAACCACAAATATGTAATATAAAATCCCTCCTCACATCATCTCAACACGAATAATAATTTTTTTTTATTTAAAACAAGATGTAATTCAAGCACGTTAGCATTTTTGTTGGTCATCCAACGTCGTTGTGGAACGCCCGTTGCAATTATAGGCATTACGACAACGGACAGGTTTTTAGCCTGTCAAACTAAAACACAACTAAAGCTTAATTAAGGAGCTAAAAAAATCATGAGAAAAGTAGCAATCTACGGAAAAGGCGGCATCGGCAAATCCACAACAACCCAGAACACGGTAGCGGGACTGGTGGAGGCCGGCAAAAAAATCATGATCGTGGGGTGTGACCCCAAGTCCGACTCCACACGGCTCATGCTCGACGGGTTGGCCCAGAAAACCGTTCTGGACACCCTGAGAGAAGAGGGTGAAGATGTGGAGCTCGAAGATGTCAGAAAAGCCGGATACGGTGGGGTTCTGTGTACGGAATCCGGCGGACCCGAACCCGGTGTGGGCTGCGCGGGTCGAGGCATCATCACCTCCATCAACCTGCTGGAACAGCTGGGCGCCTATGACGAAGAGCAGAACCTGGATTATGTATTTTATGATGTTCTGGGCGACGTGGTCTGCGGTGGATTTGCCATGCCCATCCGTGAAGGCAAGGCCCAGGAGATCTATATTGTTGTCTCCGGCGAGATGATGGCCATGTACGCGGCCAACAACATCTGCAAGGGTATCGTAAAATTTGCCCAGTCCGGCGGCGTGCGTCTCGGCGGCCTGATCTGCAACTCCCGTCAGGTCGATAACGAACTGGAAATGATCGAACAGTTGGCCAAGAGACTGGGCACCCAGATGATCCACTTTGTTCCCCGGCATAACATGGTTCAGCAGGCGGAAATCAACAGAAAAACGGTTATCGATTTTGCACCGGATCACCCCCAGGCCGATGAATACCGGGCCCTGGCCAGAAAAATGGATGAGAATGAGATGTTTGTCATCCCCACCCCCCTTGAGATTGAAGAACTGGAGTCCCTGCTCATTGAATACGGGATCGCGGCGTAACCAAACACCTAAGCATGATAAGGAACAGTTAAATGAAAGTAATGATTAAAGCCATCGTCCGCCCTGAAAAAGTTAACGCCGTCATGTCCGCCCTCATGGAATCCGGATATCCGGCGGTCACCCGGATGAGTGTGGCCGGACGCGGCAAGCAGCGGGGGATCAAAATCGGTGAAATCACCTATGACGAAATTCCCAAGGAGATGCTGATATCGATTATTGATGAAAAAGATCGTGATTTTGTTCTTAAAACCATTTTAGAAACCGCCAAGACCGGTGAGAAAGGCGCCTTTGGCGACGGCAAGATTTTCATTTCTCCGGTCATTGAGTCGTATACCATCAGTTCAGGCAAAAAAGACATCGACCTGGATGAAGCGCTGGAGGAGGCATCATGAAAGAGATCATGGCCGTTGTCCGCATGAACAAGATCAATGCGACCAAAAAGGCGCTGATTGACGCGGGGGTGTCTTCCATGACCGCCTTTGAGTGTCTGGGACGGGGCAAAGGCCTGGTGAGCATGGATCTTCTCAAAGGGGCGGAAGAGGGGCATGAAGAGGCCATTGCCCAGTTGGGCGAGGGGAGCCGCCTACGCCCCAAACGGGCACTGTTTGTGGTCGTGCCGGACAAACTGGTCCAAAAAACCGTAGACACGATTATAGACGCCAACCAAACCGGAAAGCCCGGAGACGGGAAAATTTGGGTCCAACCCACCGAAGACGCCATCTCCGTGAGGACATCTGAACACGGCAATGCCGTTCTGGACGAATTTTAAGCAAAACAACATGAGAGCAAAGATAGGGGTATAGACATATGACAGGCGAACGAACCGACACCGTTAATCCGGAAGAGAT comes from uncultured Desulfobacter sp. and encodes:
- a CDS encoding GNAT family N-acetyltransferase; protein product: MNIVIKDARPVDIDQMLPLVAQLFAMEQDSEFNSEVQARGLRLMLDGCGKHRAVKVAWVNDAIVGMCTAQTRISTLRGNVSAVVGDLVVAREYKKKEIATLLLSAIEDWAINKGIKSISLLADKDNRDDLDFYIEKAWKQTSLVCLVKPLD
- a CDS encoding F0F1 ATP synthase subunit A; its protein translation is MPISPDNIIYWQWGFISVNATLVFTWLTMALLVLGSGWVTRKLTSDVHVSRWQSALEIVVSVIQQQLKDVTPYQPKGLLPFLGSLFLFIALSNILAVVPGFLPPTGSLSTTIALAACVFFAV
- a CDS encoding P-II family nitrogen regulator, coding for MKVMIKAIVRPEKVNAVMSALMESGYPAVTRMSVAGRGKQRGIKIGEITYDEIPKEMLISIIDEKDRDFVLKTILETAKTGEKGAFGDGKIFISPVIESYTISSGKKDIDLDEALEEAS
- the atpD gene encoding F0F1 ATP synthase subunit beta, whose product is MSSNLDKDTYNEGVVISVRGGIVDLYFNDILPPLNTLLWAGEGETVPIEIVAHMDTRRAKGIALTATAGIGRGDIAKTDGRSLNAPVGKSLLGRMFNVFGEPIDGEAPPEAVTYRPIHQSPIALSNRVTSQEIFLTGIKAIDLLVPLERGGKAGLFGGAGVGKTVVITELIHNMVGKHKGMSIFCGIGERCREGEDLYREMAQAGVLKNTVMVFGQMNEPPGARFRVGHVALTMAEYFRDDQEQDVLLLIDNIFRFIQAGSELSGLLGRLPSRMGYQPTMGTELAALEERIASTHQAAITSIQAVYVPADDLTDPSAVHTFSHLSASIVLSRKRAGEGFYPAIDPLQSRSAMLQPRIVGQKHYDVAREVRKTLAGYEELKDIIAMLGIEELASEDRKTVFRARRLERFLTQPFFTTRQFTGIEGQFVTLEDTIAGCERILNDEFSDLPESALYMIGALGTMKK
- a CDS encoding P-II family nitrogen regulator, which produces MKEIMAVVRMNKINATKKALIDAGVSSMTAFECLGRGKGLVSMDLLKGAEEGHEEAIAQLGEGSRLRPKRALFVVVPDKLVQKTVDTIIDANQTGKPGDGKIWVQPTEDAISVRTSEHGNAVLDEF
- the modC gene encoding molybdenum ABC transporter ATP-binding protein encodes the protein MRLDVELKKSFKDFTLDVEFSLSSPRMGVFGPSGSGKSTIMNLLSGLELPDSGYIRLGTTVLFDSKEKINLKPDQRNVGVVFQHAHLFPHMSVKRNIFYGFKRVKPENRKIDPAGLFEVLGVTQLLSRDVSTLSGGERQRIALARTVLSNPRLILMDEPLSALDEGHKFQIIPYLKNVFNSYGIPMIFISHSVLEMRMMTDEVLVIERGQIQQHGSAEELVKKSWNRGLESYINLLNLGCTSSYKGLFRCEWGDTNIILTEPAEGGDNLFELDSRDILLFKRHPEATSARNLLECTVTDIYSSGNRVRVELACGTEHLIAQIVPESVHELGIKEGTMVVAAIKASAFKKIF
- a CDS encoding F0F1 ATP synthase subunit epsilon → MQLTIYEPSDIFLDVAVTKIVGEGPAGSFGILPRHIDFVTALVPGILAYETDTGEENFLAVKGGILVKQKDHVRVVTLMAVKGKLGELKQALKQMITVVDEQEKKARTAVAKLEANIIRRFMELGKND
- a CDS encoding AtpZ/AtpI family protein — protein: MTDTTDKKEKKFSEAVDVREKRKLRARKKKEHALWFGLGTFGIVGWSVAIPMVVCIFIGIWLDSRYPGQYAWTLMLLAIGLILGCLNAWTWISRERNNIKKERENHEH
- the modB gene encoding molybdate ABC transporter permease subunit — its product is MLNEITILGLSPQDLSAVGLSLKVACSATLIATPFGIACGYFLAFGKTRGKAVIEGLISLPLVLPPVVVGYLLLLSFGSNGIIGKFLNLFGIQVVFSLTGAVIASAVVGFPLMVRSIRIGMEAVDQSYISVSRTLGAGWWDSFFTIVLPLSGRAILSGMSLMFARNLGEFGATVILAGNIPGVTQTIPLAIYEYTSVPGGDRMALTLCLVSISLSFAILLVSEGINRKFKRG
- the nifH gene encoding nitrogenase iron protein, which encodes MRKVAIYGKGGIGKSTTTQNTVAGLVEAGKKIMIVGCDPKSDSTRLMLDGLAQKTVLDTLREEGEDVELEDVRKAGYGGVLCTESGGPEPGVGCAGRGIITSINLLEQLGAYDEEQNLDYVFYDVLGDVVCGGFAMPIREGKAQEIYIVVSGEMMAMYAANNICKGIVKFAQSGGVRLGGLICNSRQVDNELEMIEQLAKRLGTQMIHFVPRHNMVQQAEINRKTVIDFAPDHPQADEYRALARKMDENEMFVIPTPLEIEELESLLIEYGIAA
- the modA gene encoding molybdate ABC transporter substrate-binding protein, translating into MRSVQGLYIFVFFVLLVFSTQVQAGQVRVSVAKSMSNLCNDLIITFDKQHPDVKIIPNFASSGALAKQIEQGAPADIYISANPKWMTHLIEKGKIKAETKRIFAHNLLVFVGKSSTDAHSMGDLQKLRRVALGSPGSVPAGQYAKQAMDKEGIYDEMFKNGQLIMAKDVRQALIYADRGETDGAFVYKTDAMLATSAEILFEVPFDLYSQVTYPVAMTKESDGNTDAKLFYDYIVSEAAHPVMIRLGFTLP
- a CDS encoding ATP synthase subunit I, with translation MNIDFLSVCVALVMGTALGLFYFGGLWWTLKDIHQRSRPFFFLGLSYLLRTGFCLVGFWLVLKRGIFALIISLIAFALVRFFLTRKIGSINPNLEKGSRDNAHQSG
- a CDS encoding Nif11-like leader peptide family natural product precursor: MSKENVLAFLDKGADDRKFRVKYDNCFSMEKFAAMAKEDGFEFTVEDLQAVLKANGDSFDSYGNPPKKGIWV